A region of the Paraburkholderia flava genome:
GCAATAGTGAGGACGGTGAGGACGCTTTCGCACGGTGCACATGCCGCGCGTGCACACATCAAAAAGCCGTCAAACGATCTTCCGATTCTAATCGACCCCGCCCATGAGCCTTAACACAAAGCAGAATATCCTTATCCTGATGGCCGACCAGATGACGCCATTTGCGCTCGCCGCATACGGTCATCGCGTGTCGCGCACGCCGCGCATCGACGCGCTCGCGCGCGATGGCGTCGTGTTCGATTCGGCGTACTGTGCGAGCCCGCTGTGCGCGCCTTCGCGCTTCTCGATGATGGCCGGCAAGCTGCCGTCGGCGATCTCCGCATACGATAACGCCGCCGAATTTCCCGCGCAAACACTGACGTTCGCACACTATCTGCGTGCGGCCGGTTATCGCACGATGCTGTCGGGCAAGATGCATTTCTGCGGCCCGGACCAGTTGCACGGCTTCGAGGAACGCCTCACCACCGACATCTATCCGGCCGACTTCGGCTGGGTGCCCGACTGGTCGCAACCCGACGTGCGGCCGAGCTGGTATCACAACATGAGTTCGGTGCTCGACGCGGGCCCATGCGTGCGGACGAACCAGCTCGACTTCGACGACGAGGTCACGTTCACGTCGCGTCAGAAACTCTACGACATCGCGCGCGAACGCGCGGCGGGCGGCGACGACCGGCCGTTCTGTCTGGTCGCGTCGCTGACCCATCCGCACGATCCGTACGCGATTCCGCGCGAATACTGGGACCTGTATCGCGACGACGAGATCGACATGCCGCAGGTCGAGCTGTCGCGCGACGCGAGCGATCCGCATTCGCGCCGGCTGCGCGACGTCTACGAAGCCGACGTGACGCCGCCGACCGCGCAGCAGGTGCGCAACGCGCGGCATGCGTACTACGGCGCGCTGTCGTACGTCGATGCGCAGTTCGGGCAGATTCTCGACGCGCTCAATGCGACCGGTCTCGCCGACGACACGATCGTGATCGTCACGTCGGATCACGGCGAGATGCTCGGCGAACGCGGGCTCTGGTACAAGATGACGTGCTTCGAGGGCGGCGTGCGCGTGCCGCTGATCGTCCATGCACCGCAGCGCTTCGACGCACATCGCGTGGCCGCGTCGGTGTCGCACGTCGATCTGCTGCCGACGCTCGTCGAACTCGCGACGGGCACGCGCCGCAGCGAATGGCCGGACCCGGTCGACGGCCACAGTCTCGTGCCGCATCTGAACAACGATGGC
Encoded here:
- the betC gene encoding choline-sulfatase codes for the protein MSLNTKQNILILMADQMTPFALAAYGHRVSRTPRIDALARDGVVFDSAYCASPLCAPSRFSMMAGKLPSAISAYDNAAEFPAQTLTFAHYLRAAGYRTMLSGKMHFCGPDQLHGFEERLTTDIYPADFGWVPDWSQPDVRPSWYHNMSSVLDAGPCVRTNQLDFDDEVTFTSRQKLYDIARERAAGGDDRPFCLVASLTHPHDPYAIPREYWDLYRDDEIDMPQVELSRDASDPHSRRLRDVYEADVTPPTAQQVRNARHAYYGALSYVDAQFGQILDALNATGLADDTIVIVTSDHGEMLGERGLWYKMTCFEGGVRVPLIVHAPQRFDAHRVAASVSHVDLLPTLVELATGTRRSEWPDPVDGHSLVPHLNNDGGHDEAIGEYLAEGAIAPVVMIRRGNYKFIHTPSDPDQLYDLAADPRELDNLATQPHATAVLDAFREEAARRWNLPALHEAVLASQRRRRFHFEATTQGRIQSWDWQPFTDASQRYMRNHIELDTLEAMARFPRVVSQTR